From the genome of Tsukamurella pulmonis:
GACGCCGAGTCGCTGCAGGCGGTCTCGATGCGCCGGCTCGCGGCGGCCCTGGGGATCCCCACGATGGCCGTGTACCGATACGTCCCGAGCAGCGACGAGCTGCAGTCGGCGATGCTGGACCGCGTGCTGGCGGACCTGCCCATCCCGCCCCGCACGACGGACTGGCGTGCCGACGTCGAGGCGCTGCTCCGCGCCCTGTGGGAGACCATGAAGGCGCACCCGTGGCTCGCCGCGGCCATGTCGATGACCCGGCCGGCGGTGCTGCCCGGCGCGATGCCGATGTCGGAGCACCTCCTCGCCGCGCTGCGCGCCGCCGGGCTCGCGCAGCGCGAGGCCTTCACCGAGTACCTGTGCCTGCTCAACCTGGTGCGCGGCCTGGGCGCGACGATCGAGCCCGAGCTGGCCGACCGCGCGGCGACGGGCGTCACCGAGGACGAATGGATCGATACCCAGCTGGACGAGCTGCGCGCCGCGGCGCCGGCCAACCGCTTCCCGGTGATGGCGGAGATGCTGCACACGAGCTACCCGTACGACGCCGACGTGCTCCTCGATACCGCGCTCACGCGCTACCTGGACGGCCTGGCGGCGGGCCTCGCGCCGGCCCCGCACCGGTAGAGTCTGACGGCGACATGACTCGCTACCGCCTCGACATCGCCTACGACGGCACCGACTTCAGCGGCTGGGCCCGCCAGCCCGAGCGGCGCACGGTGTGCGGCGTGCTGGAGGAGAACATCTCCACGGTGCTGCGGACCGAGGTGCAGCTCACCGTCGCCGGCCGCACCGACGCGGGGGTGCACGCCACGGGCCAGGTCGCGCACCTGGACACCGATGCCGCGCTGCCCGACGGCCTGGTGCGCCGGCTCGCGCGGATGCTCCCGCAGGACGTGCGCGTCACGGCGATCGCCGAGGCGCCGCCCGAGTTCGACGCCCGCTTCTCGGCGCTGCGCCGCCACTACGAGTATCGGCTGACCGACGCTC
Proteins encoded in this window:
- a CDS encoding winged helix-turn-helix domain-containing protein, encoding MTRAEEVAAVLRERIASGRLRPGDRAPSTRAIMRDHGVAMATASKVLTLLQADGLVDSAPGRGSVVLAPDRPRAPALTPADVIAAAVAIADAESLQAVSMRRLAAALGIPTMAVYRYVPSSDELQSAMLDRVLADLPIPPRTTDWRADVEALLRALWETMKAHPWLAAAMSMTRPAVLPGAMPMSEHLLAALRAAGLAQREAFTEYLCLLNLVRGLGATIEPELADRAATGVTEDEWIDTQLDELRAAAPANRFPVMAEMLHTSYPYDADVLLDTALTRYLDGLAAGLAPAPHR